GTAGTCTTAATCAGATGTAGATTGTCCATATGAATTTTTTACATCAGTTTTAATATTTGCAAAATTTTTGGTCTATTCTCTTCACCAAATCTTAACACCACTTCTGGCATAAATcaaggaccaaaaacatatttaacccaaaaaaacATTTGAAATTAATCTTTAAGTTGAAGTGCTTACATGGTGTATTTtttggtgcccactagggtgggctaCTTATATTTTGGTTCATTGGTGGACCAAAGGGTAATTTTGACTATTCCCCTTTCCCTTTACCTTTCCCTTCTCCCCTTTCTCCTTCACTGTACTGTGCCTCTCTCTCCTTCTTCGTTCATTCTGGTTTGTGCATCAAACCCTTTCAAACTTTTTCAGCACCAAttcaccatcatcttcttcttcttcttcggggTTAAGAGTGTTGTGTTCTTTGAAGCTTTCTTCGAGAACAATGGCTTGATCTTTGGAGAGTCTTGAGTTTTTTCCTTGAAGTTTCACCTccgtcatcatcttcatcgctGATTCCTCTGGAGCAATATCTCTCCTCCACGTCACGCTCTTCGCCATTGCCTTCCCTCTCACTCTGCTTGCCGTTCACGCTGGAGACAGTGCTGTTCGGAGATGAAACCCCTGCTTCATCTTCGCAATCGAAGCCAGACGGTAACCGATTCACATCGATTCCGATTCCGCCGAGGGAAAAACTGCCTTCGCCGCCCCTGCATGTTTCCGAATCTCGATCTGCATGCAAAAACAGGGGTTTAATTAGAATGAATCGTTGAGAGATCTGTTCAATTTTGGGAACTTTTTGAAAGAGGGGAAAAATTTAGTGCACTTTTTATGAATGCGAATAAACAGGAAAATCGACATTTTCTACCACCGCTAGTGAGGACCCTGATCCCTTTTTCGATTTGGATTGGGATTgggattgggtttgggttggattagggttagggtttgaggtggtggatgatgatgaagagtaGCGGTGGTAGAAAATGTCATCTTTTTCATCGCTATCGCTCTGTTTCCCCCCTTTCTTCTAGCTTCAGAGTTGGACTCCGACCTCACCGTCACAGATCCTGTTCTTTACCTTTGTTAAATCAAGACCAATTGTTAAATCTGAACATGAACATGGACATTTTTCACTTCAATCAAATCAAAACCCAATTTAATTTTCACCGTATCCATAACATTAGAAACACTGATTCTGGCATCATGGCAAAAATTCAGGAATGGATCCCCATCAGAAATGtgaagggagaagaagagggGTCTATTTACACTATTGCCCTTTTATCATCCATCAAATCCTAACCACTCAAATAAGGAATATTCTAAGATTCTTAAATCCAACGGTATTTAGgactggtccaccggtggaccaaaatataattagcccaccctagtgggcaccgtaTTTTTTGCCTAGTAACAACCTACGTGGGAGATGTAGATTGTCCACATGAATTTTTACATCAGCTTTGATTTTTGCATAAGTTTTGGTCCATTCTCGTACCTAAATCTTAACACCACTTCCGGTGACGGCGATGGCCATGGCTCCACAACCTTATGACGACTTCAACTTTCACATATCCCTCACTCCTCCCCTTTACCCACTATCGTCTCCTCCCGTTAAACCTCCACCTCTCACATAACACAATTCTATGTTTTAATTCTAATCATTCATGGTTAGATCTTAATGTCAAGATTTACCTTAAAATATTTCACACCtcatgagaaaatatttttttttccagaaaattatgatagaaaaaaagagaaatgacTTAGGAACCACAATCAAACAAACAcaagataatatttttttaccaaCATAGTGCTGGTCTAGTGATAAACAAGCTAAGCCTATAAGAACGATAACACGAGTTTAAATCCTGAAAAGAATATTTTATAGTGAGGTACATGCAACTGTTTCTCCAAAAATGATGGttaaagataaaaactacatgtcaaagaaagaaaaagaagaccaATGACTTTGCATAGCCAAAGACTTTAACTCTCTACTACAAGCTTCAATCTCTTGTGTTTGATACCCTGGTAACCATTGCTATCTATGGCTGAATCATTCCTCTTCTGCATTGCCGAATCACTGATAGCAAAACTTGCTTCTTGGGCATATGAAGAAACTTCCATGGTGCTGGGTGCATACAAAGATCTTCGAGAGTTTACACGAACTCTATCATACCTCAAAGCAGTGCTGTTAGATGCAGATCAGAAGCAGGAAGACAACCAGGAGCTTCAGGAATGGCTGAGGCAGATCAAACTCGTCTTCTCTGATGCTGAAAACGTGTTGGAAGAACTGGAGTATGAAAACCTTAGAAAGAAACATGGCATTGACAGTAACAAAATCAAGGTAGGACAGTTCTTCTCAAATTCCAATCCAATTGTTATCCGTCATAGGATTGCTAGAAAGATCAAAGAAATCAAGAATGGATTAGATAGAGTAGCAGCTGATAGGCATAAGTTTGGTCTAAAAATCATTGATGTTGATGGAAGAGTGGTGCATAAGAGAGAAATGACATACTCCCATGTTGATTCAGATGTGATTGGAAGGGAACATGATAAAGAAAACATCATAAAGCTTTTGCTTTTGCATGGTAATGATAGAACTCTCTCTGTTATCCCCATTGTGGGGATTGGGGGTTTGGGAAAGACCACACTTGCAAAGCTTGTGTTTAATGATAGTAGGATGGATGAGTGTTTTGAGTTGAAGATGTGGGTGTGTGTTTCAGAAGGCTTTGACGTCAAGCAATTGATTGTTAAGATAATTAATTCTGCTAATGATTCTAGTTCTGCTGATACTCCTGTTCACCACCAacaaaaatttaaagatttgGATATCGAGCAGCTGCAGAATCGTCTCAGGAAGAAACTTAGAGGTCAGAAGTTCCTTCTGATCTTTGATGATGTGTGGAATGGAAGCCGTGTTGAATGGGTTCGGATGAGAGATTTAATACAGGTAGGTGCTGTTGGGAGTAAAATTGTAGTGACTACTCGTAGTCACAATATTGCTTCCATGATGGGCACCCTTCCATCTCACATTTTGGAAGGGCTTTCTCCAGAGGATTCATTGTCTGTGTTTCTCAAATGGGCATTtaaggaaggagaagagaaaaagtaTCCACATTTGGTAAATATTGGGAGAGAGATTGCAAGAAAATGCGGAGGAGTTCCTTTGGCGGTGAGAACACTAGGGAGTTTACTATTCTCAAAATTTGACACAAATGAGTGGGAATATGTGAGGAACAATGAAATTTGGAATTTACCGCAGATATCTGGAGATATTTTACCTGCTCTTAAGTTAAGCTATGATCAAATGCCATTCTATTTGAAACAATGTTTTGCTTTGTTCGCCCTTTACCCGAAGGATTATACATTTGATAGTTTTGATGTAACATCTCTTTGGGGGGCACTTGGTCTCCTTCCATCACAAAAGGGAAATCAGATATTGAAAAATGGTGCGAATCAATATTTGTATGAACTATTGTCAATATCTTTTATTCAAGATTTTGTGGACTATGGGATtggttttacttttaaaatgCATTATTTGGTGCACGAGCTTGCTAAATCTGTTGCATTTGGAGACTGTCTTCTCACAGATTACTCTCTTGAATGTATGGACAGTGTGGCCAGGGGAGTCCGTCATCTGTCTTTTCGTAAAGATGTTTTGGGTGGTGAATTTGGTGTTCAGAGATTATCAGGTGTGAGAACCATACTATTTCCTATTGCTGGAGTTGGATCCCACAACAAAGCTTTCCTGGATGCATTCACCACAAGCTGCAAACACTTGAGATTTTTGGATTTAAGTGATTCTACATATGAGACTTTGCCTTTGTCCATTGGCAAGTTGAAACATTTAAGATTTCTAAGTCTTGAGAATAATACAAAAGTTAAGACACTTCCAGATTCCATCTGCAACCTCCTGAAGTTGGAGGTATTGATACTTATTGGGTGTACACAGCTTGAAACACTGCCTAAAGGTTTAAGAAAATTGATTAGTCTTCAACATTTGGAGATAACAACAAAGCTATGTGTTTTACCAGAGGATGACATTGAAAACTTGAGTTCTCTAAAAACTCTCAAAATTGAATGTTGCGACAATCTGGAGTCTTTGTTTGGAGGGATAAAACTCCCTAATCTGAGAGCATTGTGTGTTGCTAACTGCAGGAGTCTAAAGTCTTTGTCACTTGATAGTGATCATTTTCCTGCATTAGAGACTTTGTTAGTTGACAACTGTGACATGTTGAAATTGGCAGAGGTACAAGAGGGGCGAAACTCCAATTCGAGGTTGAAGGTTTTAACTTTTGTTTCTTTGCCACAGTTGGTGACCTTGCCTCTTTGGCTTCAAGGGTCCATGACAACATTACAATTCTTGTCAATTTCAAGCTGCAACAGTCTTGTGGTGCTTCCTGAGTGGCTTTCAGCTATGAATTGTCTGAAAACACTTTGTATCACAGATTGCCCTAATGTGTTGTCTCTTCCCAATGACATCCATGGCCTTCCCACCCTCGAGCGTTTAGAAATTCATGGTTGTCCGGAATCACTTGGAAAGTCTCAGCTGCAAGTTGGAGAGTCTTCACACAAACCTTAAACCATGGATGAATAGAAGAACtggagaggaggaagaagaattggagcaagagaaaaaggtAGAGGTAAGCTTTAATATCAGACACACATACATTTGGTTTTCATAAAAATGTATACTGTTTTTCTTAGGACTTCTTTAATCTGCTTTTGTGtgatttttatttacttttttttctttctttagtgTATGATTGGAGGAAGGAATAGTTGTTTCCCTACTTGAAGAGAAGGAAGGGCACACAATTAAAGGCCTGCAGTACAAAACTACAGATGGTAAGGAATTATCAACTAAAAGGCCTCCTAGGCTCTTGCCATTTTTGTGATGGTCGTTTCTCAAACTAGCGCTGTTCTCTTTGTAATTCTAATATTAGAAACTTGTCAGCTTAAATATGTGAATTGTGATTTAGTTCCCATATTCAAAGTTGTTCTGACTCTTTCTGTTAAGTAATTGGCACTCATGCGATCATCAACATTTTACAGATTCCCACTTATCTCTATCATGGTTTCTTAGCTGAAGTGGTCAAAGCAGCATCAGGACAATGCCAAATAGATAGATGCAAGAGAGTAGCTTCATATCCTCCTCCATGAGCCATTCTGATGGCAAATGCATTCAACTTGCACCATCCTCTACCGGGAGGGGAATGACTACATCATTATCTGATATAGAAGTGCTGCGAATTGCGAAATCTTCTCTGGCCTTTGCATGTCCTGAATGATGCACCCAACCTTTGCCAACACCTTGAATCCTTGTATATCTTGAGTTAGGTAATGTGCTCTCAGACCTTGAACTGAGGCAGCAATCTCTTCATCCTAATTTTTCATTTGAACTAAGAAAATGATAAGCATTCTTAAAGCTTTGTAGCTCTGCTTGTTCCTTAAGCTATCTTAAGTCTTAACCTTTCAATTTGCAGCCTTTACAAGGTATTTTGCTTATTCTCCAAAGTGTCGTCTCGTTGCTTTCAGGGTTAAACCCACAGCTCCTGCTTCTGTTTCCTACAACTGTTCCAGCTTACTGTAGAACACCTCAGCTGTATAAAACTGAATAGCAGTGAACAAGTCAGGTCAAGGTGTCCTCAAGATGAACTAGAATTGTTTTCCATCCTTCAGAAATCAGAAGGATTCAATTGACACATCCGTAAACATTGTAGCTTCAGTGTGTATTCTTGGTACTTGAAGAGTCAATATTTAGATGTATCAAATGATCACTTCTAAGAATTTGTAACTGCTTCAAGACTATCTTCACAGGGATGGTTTGAAAGCATTACTCTTTTGCACATAAAAAACATAAATGCAGCTCAGATGATAATATCCTTGCAAAGAAATTTGGTTACTGCATTAGCTTACTAGTTCATCAGTGTCTGGACAAGTTTCTAGTTACTTTcagtgaaaaataataattataatttcttttatagaAAAAACCTTTTCATAATCATACAACTTTTTCATTATTCATAAATTCAGAGAACTGAAGTAAACTCCAGTACATTatagtctttttttttgggtcaaacaGTACATTATAGTCATATGAACAAAAAGTCATGTGAACTTTATCAAATTTGAGAACCGTCTTGGCCCAAGTGTGAGGGATCTTGATTTGGGCCATCCTGGAGCGCACAACTAGGCCAGCACATCTTGTCCCAGAACTTGAACACATTGGAGGATTAATTTTTCACACCcctaaataattattttctaaatATTATCATCTCATACTTTTGGAACTTTGAGATCCAAAGTGATTTCTTTTTCCAGAACTTCAATTTTCATAACTGTGTGTCTTTTTTCTTTCGGAACATAATTTTTACAAGTAAAACTTTTCTCTTTCAAAAATTCAAActccaaaactgaaaaaaaaaaatccatttttAGAACTTCAAGTTATATGAGGTAattcttaaaataagatccgtGCCTTATTTTCACTTGGTATCTTGCTCTTAAAATTTAAGACACGGTTGTTTTTGCAAGGTACAATGTTTAGTCATTgcttagaatataatatataatttatttatgttttttgaaaataatagaaTATGATTTATTTTATGCATCATTTGCTAATGCATACTTTATAtccaaacaaaaataaaataagatatcGCCATTAAAGCAAAATTTCCATCGGTTGCTAATGAACACTTTATATTCTATGGTATTTCATGCCCACAAAAATAGTGACAAGGTACCCACTAAAATACCTACCATTCGAGATGCTATAATTGTGAGGGGAAATTTTCAGAACTTAAACCTCAAGAAGTGGAATGAAGTGCATGTTGGTTTCAATTCTAGCAATACTGAACGTAGATTTATCTTTTCAAAAACAAGTATTTATTGTTTCTATTAAGAGCAGTGCTATATGACACGATTGATTTCTGTCGTGTCATGCACGAAATGCATTTTTtggcggtttcaaaccgccAGAAACGCATAAGTGTCACAAATTGTGAAAACCCAACTCGTAATTTTTGGCGGTTTTAACACTACAAACGGGTTATAACCGCCACAAATTAACTTCGTGCATTACACGAGAAATCTGTCTCGTGCACTATGGCATTTTCCTTCTATTAAATGTGGATCACAGGTAGATATGGATCcatttaaatttttcaaatacagacgaaatatataatatatgatgtgatgaaaaatgaagaaatgaagaaaaatctAATAAACATAATATGAAAAAATATGTGAGTGTAAATATATCAAAACCATTTCTAAAATTCAAGTAAATCAAACGGATTCAAAGGTAATGGCTAGTTGGTTGGGGAACCTAAGAAAATTCCAAATGAGAAAAGCTTAGATGTTAGATGGGATAGAGTGAGAAAGGATTTTGGTGCACCAAAGAGGTGAGACAAGAAATGATACAATGCTCATGATGCATGTCTACCAAAGAAAGAGCCCAGTCTCAATCAGTAGAGATTCCACAGTGAAATCCTATATGCTTTTTCATTGCTTTTGGATGTTGGGGCCATATGCATGACAATCACTCAAATCACTTTCCCTCACACCCATCATCTATGCACATGCAATTGTAGAAGGTGGGGGAGTGGAGTCATGTCTTTCGAAAGTGAAAAGGGATTGAGGGCTTAGGTGGTGTGCCCGGATTACATGCATTATAATTTTTGTCTAGTACATTTGTTTTCAATAATTTTATGttcaaagataaaatatattttaaagaaTAATTATTTACACATTACTTTCTCCTCCGTCTGattttacttcttttttttcttatttttcgcTGCATTTCTTATCACATAGTAGTAACTCATTTCcctccttcttttttttttttttcatatttggcTTAGTGTAAGTGAAAATGAagagtgaaaaaaaatattattttatttttaaaaaagtaaaataaaaaacaaataatactattctaaaattttctaattttttttaccgTTAATAAGGAAGTGACGGACTACTAaattacatattttttaaattgtaCTTATGCATCAAGCTACTTTCAACGGGTGATGTAATATGGCGGTGCCCAACAAAGTAGGGTCCTATATTATTTGGGATTTTATTAGGAGTATAATTATTACTAGATGGCACCCATTTTACTGATAATCATGGCATTAATTTGCTTTGCAAATTTTAATTATGATTTCTGACTTTCTTCCTATAAGTAGTCCTTTTAAACAATTAAATAAATCTCAACTCTATACACTAACGGATTAATTATTCGTGAACGTCGATAAAATAAGATAAAGAAGGGAGTAAAGTGCCGCCAAACTCTAGCCGAATCGTCACAGTCACAGAATAAATGATTCAAATATTCGTTGCACTGCATCTATTGCAAGACGCACTCGGAGTAAGGTGATAATGATCTAATCTCTGATTGGTTGGAACAACATGCATCTCTCCCAACTAGCAACGAAAAGAAACGCACTTTATCCGACTCACAACACTTCCTAATATTTTTCTAGAGCTTGTAAGAGGGTCTACAAAAGTCATTATGGGAATGCAATGGTGGAGTTGTATGCTGACGGTAGTTGGATCCCGTATTAGAATAGGATGGGTGTTCTTCGTTATTCAAAAGGGCGTTAGTTTATGGGGTTGTCAACTTGCCTTGGTGAGGGTGATCCATTTTGTGCAGCGCTTTTAGTTGCGGAGGACGGTCTTCTCCACGTTTGGGAATTGGGGCACGTAGAGGTGTTGTGTGCATCAAATTGTAAGGATGTTGTGGACATGCTTAGCTGCAATATTAGTGTGTTGTGTGCCCACTCATTAGCGTAAAAATGTGATTGTTAGGATAAGAGACATGCTGAGTTGGGATTGTAAGGTCTATTTTCTACTTATTTCATGTGAGCGGAACATCGTTACTGATGCTCTAGTTAGACAAGTTTCGCATGATGCATTCTCTTTGTGATAGAACTTTCCTCATTCCTTTTTCATTTCTTGTCAGTGTCTAGAGTATAAACTTGCTTGAGTAATTTGTTGTTCGTCCTTTAAAAAATTgaagtgtaaaaaaaaattaaaaatatgagggaagtagttttttatttaatttaattaactgaTGTCacacatttttaaaatttaattagttAACAATGTAATTTACATTATCATCGCATATATATTATTCTAAAAAAGTGATAATCTACAAGCATTTTATTTATACAATACTTCAATATCAATCTAAGACCTAATTGCATTTTTTTGTCTCTCATTTATGGTGTTTTTGCGGACAAGGTCTTCATTCTTTAAAATAAGCGATCTTAGTCTTAGAATTTAGTGACACGTTGCAATCAAGTTAATCAACCGTTAGTGGGACTCCTATAGAGTTGGCTTAGAGCAACTCTAATTTCCAATAGAGTTGGCTTAGAGCATCATTAACCATGATATTCACTAAAGTGGTCCAGGCAGGTCTCTGGCGGCTGTCTTCTACGTGAAGTTTGGTGCTCTAGTCTGTTTGCATACAGTACGATATGGACGTGTGGAACAATATTGACTTCTCTGCGGAGGAGAGTGAAACAATTTTCCTCGGCAGCGGCTCTGAGGATAATCCTTCCTTGGCGACCACGGTTGTTGGGAGGGTTTGGACGACAGAAGACTACAACGTGAAGGCCTTCAAGAATACTATTTTGGGAATCTGGAAAACTCGACATGCGGTGGAAGTGGTAGACCTAGGGAAGAACCTATATTCCTTTAGGTTTTCATCCACCAGGGATCGCGACTTGATTCTGAAAGGTCAACCATGGACCTTTGACGGTTTGGTAATAGCCCTACAGAAGGTAAGTGGGGATGAGCAGCCCTCTGAAATCAGGCCACACACCTCTCCGTTCTGGGTTCGCATTTATGATCTGCCCTTGAAGTACAGAACAGAAGAGGCAGTGACACAAATTGGTAAGAGCTTGGGTGAGGTCATGGAGTTTGATAAATCTGCAGAATGTGTGGCTGGGAAGTATATGCGAGTGAGGGTAATCCTGGATCTCACAAAGCCTCTCAGACGTGGAACTCAGATAGGGAAGGCAATGAACAGAACAGGCAAAGTTTTTTTCAAGTATGAGAGGCTTCCAGACATCTGCTTTGCATGTGGGAGGTTGGGGCACTCCATCAAAACATGCCCAGATAAGGATgacgatgaggaggaggagaatgGCATTCAAAACCTACCTTATGGAGCTTGGCTATGTGCATCACCTCGAAAGAATACGACAGTGAGAAAAGAGGGAGCACTAGAAGAGCGAAAATGACTGTTCACCACTGAAACCACTAAACCAGATGCTGAGATTACATCCACTGCAGAGGGCTCCGCGAAAGGATTAGCAGAAAATACCACAGTGGTtcatgaagaggaagaggcttcGATACAAATTCAAGGTACAGATGTCCACGTCGAGGCTGGCCTGGCAGCGGTGGCAGAAGTGCTCCAACAATTCTCTCTGGACAAAGATGCACAGAAGACAAGTGTCGAGGCGCATAGAGAAAACGTAGAAACCTCACCTGAAGCCAACACAAATACGCTGCAGGAGACCAATACTGCAGCTGCTGAGGAGAATAATGGGGGCCCAACTCGAGCTGAGAATCACCCAAACGCCAAAGGAACGGTCTCCAAATGGAAACGCATGGCAAGGGAACCTTCAAACAAGGGGACCATGATCACCTCACATGCTGGTTCCAAGCGGACAGATATAGAGATTGATGGAGAGGATTGTTCTGAGGAGGTTTTGGGGAAGAAGTCTAAGAATGACATGATCATTGATGATACATCGGCCGTGCTGGATGACCAGCACCGCCGGGCACAATGAAAATCCTCAGTTGGAACTGCCGAGGGCTTGGGAACCCTCGTGCAGGGCGAGCTCTGAAAAGGCTCGTTCTTAATGAAGATCCTGACCTAGTTTTCCTTATGGAGACTAGGAGGTGTACTGGTGAATTACGTAAAGTGCATGAAACTATTGGCATCAAAAATATGTTGGTGGTGGACTGTAGAGATGGTGGacggagaagaggaggagggttGGCTATTTTCTGGAAGGAGGATGTGGCTTTTAATCTTGTGTCCATGTCCACAAATCATATACATGCATCCCTCACTGACCATAATAATGGTGTATCCTACATCACAGGTTTCTATGGCTACCCCGAAGCTCAAAATAAACATAAATCTTGGGAGCTTCTTCAACAGCTTAGCACTACAGTAAATGGGCCGTGGTGCTGTTTTGGCGACTTCAATGCCATTTCTTCAAGTAATGAAAAAAGAGGCGGTGCACCTTGTGACCTCAACCAGATGGAAGCCTTTAATCAATGCCTTTCAACTTGTGGCCTTAAGGATCTGGGTTTTTTTGGTCCTCAGTTTACTTGGAATAATGGTAGAATTGATGATCAATGCATACAGGAAAGGCTCGATAGATGTGTTGTTAATTCGGAATTTCTAGGACTTTGGCCAGCTTCAATAGTTCACCATTTACTGCCTTACACTTCTGACCATACTCCCCTCTCTATCAGAATTGATGCGATCCAGCCAGAAGTTCCAAGGAAAAAACAGCATATCTTTCGTTTTAATGAACATTTATCGGAGGAGCCTGAAGTGCGTCACTTGATTCATAGTACTTGGGCATCAGCAACTCCTGGTGTAGAGAGCAGATTAGATATGGCTCGTGAAACAATCCAGCAATATCAACTGGGGAAAGGGACTCCTCGAAAGCAGATTGCACAACTGGAGCAAGAGTTGAAAAGAGCACAGTCGTGGCAACCCACAGAGGAGAATCGTGAGGACCGTAAAAGAATGGAGGAGGAGATGGCTAAATTGCTAGAACAAGATGAGACCTATTGGAGACAAAGATCACGTGCTTTATGGCTCAAAAGCGGGGACAAGAACACTAAATTTTTCCATGGCAAAGCGTCCCAAAGGCAAAAGCGAAACAGGCTTAAGAGAATTAAAGATCAGCATGGGAATTGGGTTCAGGGAAGGGAGAAGTTGGCCTCAACAGTCAGAGAATACTTTGAAAAGTTATTCAAATCAGAGGAGACAATTAGCATTGAAGAGGTCTGCAGCAAGATTAAAGGGAAACTAAACCAAGCCATGGTTGAGGAGTTGACAACCCCGTTTACAAAGGAAGAGGTCAGGTATGCTCTCAAACAAATGCATCCCATTAAAGCACCAGGCCCCGATGGTTTCCCGGCTCTCTTCTACCAAAAGTATTGGGGCGTTGTGGGTGAGGATGTGGTGAGGAAGGTTTTGTCAATCCTGAATGATGGAGCTGACCCTGCTTCTATAAATAATACTTTTGTCTGCctaatcccaaaaataaaatttcctgAGAGCCCGAAAGATCTTAGACCCATAAGCCTCTGTAATGTGATCATGAAGCTGGTCACTAAGTGTATTGCTAACAGAATCAAGCTTATGTTGGGAGAAGTGGTGAGTGAGCAGCAAAGTGCTTTCATTCCAGGAAGATTAATCACTGATAATGCACTCACGGGTTTTGAAGTGTTTCCAttatatgaagaagaagaaaaaaggaaagaagGGATACATGGCCTTGAAATTAGATATGACAAAAGCTTATGACCGGATAGAATGGGTATTTCTAGAGAGGGTACTTTTACAGATGGGTTTTCCTGTTTTATTCTCCTCTCTCATCATGAGGTGTGTCACTTCTGTCTCCTATGCTATTCTTGTAAATGGTGAACCTACTGACTATTTTCTTCCAGGTAGAGGTCTTAGACAGGGAGATCCGCTCTCCCCATATCTCTTCATTCTTTGTGTTGAAGCTTTTTCAGGTTTAATTTCTGCACAGCTCAATCACAACAAGCTTCATGGAGTTAAAGTGGCGAGAGGGGCCCCTCAAATTAGTCATCTTTTCTTTGCAGATGACAGCCTAGTCTTCACCAGAGCAACAATGGAGGAAGCCAATTGCATTCTGGGTGTTATTCGAGAGTACGAGCAAGCTTCTGGCCAGCTTGTGAATATGGACAAGTCTGCTATTTCTTTCAGCCGAAATGTTCCTGAAACCAGTATGGAGATGATCCGCAACAGGAtgggtgtaaaggctgttgatgTCCACGACAAGTACCTTGGCTTACCTACTCTCATTGGGCGCTCTAAGAAGCAAATCTTTTCCAAATTGGAGGAGAGGGTCTGGACCAAATTGCAAGGGTGGAAGGAGAAAGCTTTATCAAAGGCCGGGAAGGAGATTCTACTGAAATCCATAGCCCAAGCGATTCCTACCTACTATATGAGTTGCTTCAAATTACCGGTAGGAACGTGCAATAAAATTGAAAGTTTGATGGCGAAATTCTGGTGGGGACAaaaggaaaatgagagaaagCTTCACTGGATCAATTGGAAGCAACTTTGCAAGCCCAAGAGCAAAGGAGGTTTAGGATTCAGGGACATATCTGATTTTAATCAAGCTATATTGTCAAAGCAAGTTTGGAGACTCTTACAGGTAGAAGACTCTCTGTTGTACAAGGTATGGAAAGCTAAATATTTTCCCAAGTGCTCTATCCTTGAGGCAAAAGTGGGACATCAGCCAAGTTATACCTGGAGAAGTGTATGGGGTGCAATTGCTTTGATCAAAGATGGTATGGCTTGGCGGGTTGGTGATGGTAGGAGAATAAAAATATGGGATGATGTCTGGCTACTCGGCGAGGGGCAAGGGAAAATTATTTCCAATCGTGTTCAAGGTCTGGAAACGGTAGCTGATCTTATTTGCCATGATAGAAGAATGTGGAATTACCAGCTAATAGATCAAAGCTTCCCAAGAGAGGTGG
This is a stretch of genomic DNA from Lotus japonicus ecotype B-129 chromosome 1, LjGifu_v1.2. It encodes these proteins:
- the LOC130730629 gene encoding putative disease resistance protein RGA3; protein product: MAESFLFCIAESLIAKLASWAYEETSMVLGAYKDLREFTRTLSYLKAVLLDADQKQEDNQELQEWLRQIKLVFSDAENVLEELEYENLRKKHGIDSNKIKVGQFFSNSNPIVIRHRIARKIKEIKNGLDRVAADRHKFGLKIIDVDGRVVHKREMTYSHVDSDVIGREHDKENIIKLLLLHGNDRTLSVIPIVGIGGLGKTTLAKLVFNDSRMDECFELKMWVCVSEGFDVKQLIVKIINSANDSSSADTPVHHQQKFKDLDIEQLQNRLRKKLRGQKFLLIFDDVWNGSRVEWVRMRDLIQVGAVGSKIVVTTRSHNIASMMGTLPSHILEGLSPEDSLSVFLKWAFKEGEEKKYPHLVNIGREIARKCGGVPLAVRTLGSLLFSKFDTNEWEYVRNNEIWNLPQISGDILPALKLSYDQMPFYLKQCFALFALYPKDYTFDSFDVTSLWGALGLLPSQKGNQILKNGANQYLYELLSISFIQDFVDYGIGFTFKMHYLVHELAKSVAFGDCLLTDYSLECMDSVARGVRHLSFRKDVLGGEFGVQRLSGVRTILFPIAGVGSHNKAFLDAFTTSCKHLRFLDLSDSTYETLPLSIGKLKHLRFLSLENNTKVKTLPDSICNLLKLEVLILIGCTQLETLPKGLRKLISLQHLEITTKLCVLPEDDIENLSSLKTLKIECCDNLESLFGGIKLPNLRALCVANCRSLKSLSLDSDHFPALETLLVDNCDMLKLAEVQEGRNSNSRLKVLTFVSLPQLVTLPLWLQGSMTTLQFLSISSCNSLVVLPEWLSAMNCLKTLCITDCPNVLSLPNDIHGLPTLERLEIHGCPESLGKSQLQVGESSHKP